A part of Tessaracoccus timonensis genomic DNA contains:
- a CDS encoding Rieske 2Fe-2S domain-containing protein: MSNNHPVVDPTTDHVVDNPGIEEHVERYTNVDKGAGNRAYGAILVMLAAVPVLAICNLVIYFAVPRGTQINIEFAGVSFLHANAHNVGLGLTLGLGILLIGLAVVQWARALMGDHEIQEERHSAASDEDTRQAAIEVFNKGVEESNVKRRPLILGALGGAIGFAALPAVVTLADMGPWPTSKHRKETIERTLFAAAPEKEVMLVNDETWRPIKASDLEIGQLVNAEPSNLHGWVDEDGKHHDEDALHGTEGHQAKAKAAIVIVRMDPNDIKIPESRKDWHVSGILAYSKICTHVGCPISLWERQTHHLLCPCHQSTFDLGNSGVVVFGPAARALPQLPITVNEDGYLVARGDFTVPVGPSYFERDSRHDYKDGDQ; this comes from the coding sequence ATGAGCAACAACCACCCCGTAGTAGACCCGACGACCGACCACGTCGTCGACAACCCGGGCATTGAGGAGCACGTCGAGCGTTACACCAACGTCGACAAGGGTGCCGGCAACCGCGCGTACGGCGCCATCTTGGTGATGCTCGCGGCGGTCCCAGTGCTGGCCATCTGCAACCTCGTGATCTACTTTGCAGTCCCCCGCGGTACCCAGATCAACATTGAATTTGCGGGAGTGAGCTTCCTGCACGCGAACGCCCACAACGTCGGATTGGGGCTCACCCTCGGCCTGGGCATCCTGCTCATCGGGCTCGCTGTCGTGCAGTGGGCGCGTGCACTCATGGGCGACCACGAGATCCAGGAAGAACGCCACTCGGCCGCGTCGGATGAGGACACCCGACAGGCCGCCATCGAGGTGTTCAACAAGGGCGTTGAAGAATCGAACGTGAAGCGCCGCCCGCTCATCCTCGGTGCGCTCGGCGGCGCCATCGGCTTCGCGGCCCTCCCCGCCGTCGTGACCCTTGCCGACATGGGCCCCTGGCCGACGAGCAAGCACCGCAAGGAAACCATCGAGAGGACGCTGTTCGCCGCTGCGCCGGAGAAGGAAGTCATGCTCGTCAACGACGAGACCTGGCGCCCCATCAAGGCCTCCGACCTCGAGATCGGTCAGCTGGTCAACGCTGAACCGTCGAACCTGCACGGCTGGGTTGACGAAGACGGCAAGCACCACGACGAAGACGCCCTGCACGGCACCGAAGGCCACCAGGCGAAGGCCAAGGCCGCCATCGTGATCGTGCGCATGGATCCGAACGACATCAAGATCCCCGAATCTCGCAAGGACTGGCACGTCTCCGGCATCCTGGCGTACTCAAAGATCTGCACCCACGTCGGCTGCCCCATCTCACTGTGGGAACGCCAGACGCACCATCTGCTGTGCCCGTGCCACCAGTCCACCTTCGACCTCGGCAACTCCGGCGTCGTCGTGTTCGGACCAGCGGCCCGCGCGCTACCCCAGCTCCCCATCACGGTGAACGAGGACGGCTACCTCGTTGCCCGTGGTGACTTCACCGTTCCCGTCGGCCCGAGCTACTTCGAGCGCGACTCCCGCCACGACTACAAGGATGGTGACCAGTGA
- a CDS encoding c-type cytochrome: MSTQRKRNRKAFARPWLLIVALLVVGVAYASVAPAPSSADTQMTQQIAEGKAIFETSCASCHGLNGEGLSRGPSLIGVGAASVDFQMGTGRMPAVKEEAQVPSKQVVYSQEQIDAVAAYVASLGPGPAIPEKGQYDPEGLTEEEIAHGGSLFRANCSACHGIIGGGGAMPEGKKAPNLSNTSSVHIWEAVRSGPQQMPTFSKEVLHDDDVRAIIGYLNEVHEQPRYGGLGMGDNGPVSEGLWIFILGIGGLSIAAGWIAKKGARAR; the protein is encoded by the coding sequence TTGAGCACTCAACGCAAGCGCAACCGCAAGGCCTTCGCCCGCCCCTGGCTGCTGATCGTGGCTCTACTCGTCGTCGGCGTAGCGTACGCGTCGGTAGCCCCCGCGCCGAGCTCTGCAGACACGCAGATGACCCAGCAAATCGCCGAGGGCAAGGCCATCTTTGAAACCTCGTGTGCGTCCTGCCACGGCTTGAATGGTGAAGGTCTCTCTCGCGGCCCGTCGCTGATCGGCGTCGGCGCCGCATCCGTCGACTTCCAGATGGGCACCGGGCGCATGCCGGCTGTCAAGGAAGAGGCCCAGGTCCCGTCGAAACAGGTGGTCTACTCGCAGGAGCAGATCGACGCCGTCGCGGCCTACGTTGCCTCGCTTGGCCCCGGTCCTGCGATCCCGGAGAAGGGCCAGTACGACCCCGAGGGCCTCACCGAAGAGGAGATCGCGCACGGCGGCTCGTTGTTCCGCGCCAACTGCTCCGCCTGCCACGGCATCATCGGCGGCGGCGGTGCCATGCCTGAGGGCAAGAAGGCACCGAACCTCTCCAACACGAGCTCGGTCCACATCTGGGAGGCGGTGCGCTCTGGCCCGCAGCAAATGCCCACGTTCAGCAAGGAAGTACTCCACGACGACGACGTCCGCGCCATTATCGGCTACCTGAATGAGGTGCACGAGCAGCCTCGCTATGGCGGCCTCGGCATGGGCGACAATGGCCCGGTTAGCGAAGGTCTGTGGATCTTCATTCTCGGCATCGGCGGGCTGTCCATTGCCGCCGGCTGGATTGCGAAGAAGGGAGCTCGCGCCCGATGA
- a CDS encoding DEDD exonuclease domain-containing protein codes for MSSQRDAMQPSFDDLGTFLPEATFVVVDLETTGTGPDASITEIGAVKVKAGEVLGTFETLVRPDAPIPAMVQVLTGITDQMVASAPRVDEALPLFDEFARGAVLVAHNARFDVGFLQRGFEQLGMAWKRPTVIDTVALARCALLRDEVRNCKLATLAAHFGATTEPKHRALSDARATVDVFHALLERVGNLGVSTVEDLVEFLTQVSPDRRAKRGWASSLPERPGVYWFVRSDPGKTDEVLYVGKSNNLRRRTRSYFSAAEQRSRIHEMVRVATGLEYVECATSLEAEVRELRMILGLAPRYNHRSKRQEQVNWLKLTDEAFPRIAITRKVRAGEQHFGPFTSRDAANDVALALQGAFRVRRCTTRLKVQVPSPSCALADMGRCPAPCLLGQGAEEYGEVVSNVRRAWAGNVEPLIDAESRRMRKLVGQLRYEEAGELTRRLERYVHASMRFARLRALAACPEIVAGLPVRGGWDIHVVRYGRLAAAAHASSARARAVADDVRATAETVLPTATGLPPCTVEEAERVAAWLEMPGIRLIEIDGEWAWPLRAGLTSRQLAQRVLGEDALPDADNTVGLPADESAVQPQGVE; via the coding sequence ATGTCCAGCCAACGCGACGCGATGCAACCATCGTTTGACGACCTCGGCACCTTCCTGCCCGAGGCCACCTTCGTCGTTGTCGATCTCGAAACAACAGGCACGGGCCCAGATGCGTCGATCACTGAAATCGGAGCGGTCAAAGTCAAGGCTGGCGAGGTGCTCGGCACCTTCGAAACGCTGGTGCGGCCCGACGCGCCTATCCCCGCCATGGTGCAGGTGCTCACGGGTATCACCGACCAGATGGTTGCCAGCGCCCCACGCGTCGACGAAGCACTGCCACTGTTCGACGAGTTCGCGCGCGGCGCGGTGCTGGTCGCCCACAACGCCCGCTTCGACGTCGGTTTCCTCCAACGTGGCTTCGAGCAGCTCGGCATGGCTTGGAAGCGCCCAACGGTGATCGACACCGTGGCGCTCGCACGCTGCGCTCTCCTGCGCGACGAGGTGCGCAACTGCAAGCTCGCCACGCTCGCCGCCCACTTCGGCGCAACGACGGAACCCAAGCACCGGGCTCTATCCGATGCACGCGCCACCGTCGATGTATTCCACGCGCTGTTGGAGCGCGTCGGCAACCTGGGGGTCAGCACCGTGGAAGACCTCGTCGAGTTTCTGACGCAGGTCTCCCCCGACAGGCGGGCCAAGCGCGGGTGGGCTTCGTCGCTGCCCGAACGCCCGGGTGTGTATTGGTTTGTCCGATCCGATCCAGGCAAGACCGACGAGGTGCTCTACGTCGGCAAGTCGAATAACCTGCGACGGCGCACCAGGTCGTATTTCTCGGCCGCAGAGCAGCGCAGCCGCATCCACGAGATGGTGCGAGTAGCCACCGGGCTGGAATACGTCGAGTGCGCTACCAGCCTCGAAGCCGAGGTTCGCGAGCTGCGCATGATTCTCGGCCTTGCCCCGCGCTACAACCATCGCTCGAAGCGTCAGGAACAGGTCAACTGGCTGAAGCTCACCGACGAAGCATTCCCCCGCATCGCTATCACCCGGAAGGTGCGGGCTGGTGAACAGCATTTCGGCCCGTTCACCAGCAGGGATGCGGCAAACGATGTGGCACTCGCACTGCAGGGGGCGTTCCGCGTGCGGCGCTGCACGACGCGGCTGAAGGTGCAGGTTCCCAGCCCGTCATGTGCACTGGCGGACATGGGGCGATGTCCGGCACCGTGCCTGCTCGGGCAAGGCGCGGAGGAGTACGGCGAGGTCGTCAGCAACGTTCGGCGCGCGTGGGCTGGCAATGTCGAGCCACTCATCGACGCGGAGAGCAGGCGCATGCGCAAGCTCGTCGGGCAGCTTCGCTACGAAGAGGCCGGCGAACTCACCCGCAGGCTCGAGCGCTACGTGCACGCATCCATGCGGTTCGCACGTCTTCGCGCGCTCGCCGCGTGCCCTGAGATCGTCGCAGGGTTACCAGTGAGGGGCGGCTGGGACATCCATGTGGTGCGCTACGGGCGGCTCGCCGCTGCCGCGCATGCCTCGTCGGCGAGAGCGAGAGCGGTAGCCGACGACGTCAGAGCCACTGCCGAGACGGTGCTGCCCACTGCGACGGGCCTGCCACCATGCACCGTCGAGGAAGCAGAACGTGTGGCCGCGTGGCTGGAGATGCCCGGAATCCGGTTGATCGAGATCGACGGCGAGTGGGCTTGGCCACTCCGCGCGGGTCTCACGTCCCGTCAGCTCGCCCAGCGGGTGCTGGGCGAGGATGCGCTGCCCGACGCAGACAACACTGTGGGGCTGCCCGCAGACGAATCTGCAGTGCAGCCCCAGGGCGTGGAATGA
- a CDS encoding C40 family peptidase has product MKLARLALTGLVVGSLLIADSAFADPDAVREAKAKLDALNEQVSSIEQEGIDAEAKAEAAKIKLERAQADVKAQEQRVAKLADDIGANAVFQMQHGGLDVSVQLIANATDDNFLSSLATIQAENDRANQAIQRLQNDQARLDVLRSEAASAKQEMDENVKTHDAKLAEYKKKQSEAEAVYDRLNKEEQERLEQLRREQEAASAAAAARSVDAVQAPSRSEARGDAPANQPASEETKSTDSAAAPAPNGNRAQTVINAAMAQVGKRYVLGGTGPNSFDCSGLTSYAYRQVGIGLPRTSRGQYSGAGRAVPTSQIQPGDLVFYYGGPSHVAIYIGGGKIVHAANPRSGVRVAGLHSMPLKGVRRVL; this is encoded by the coding sequence GTGAAGCTCGCACGCCTCGCACTGACCGGCCTGGTCGTTGGTTCTCTGCTCATCGCAGATTCTGCGTTCGCTGACCCCGACGCAGTACGCGAAGCCAAAGCGAAGCTCGATGCACTGAACGAGCAAGTGTCCTCGATCGAGCAGGAGGGCATCGACGCCGAAGCCAAGGCCGAGGCCGCGAAAATCAAACTCGAGCGAGCGCAAGCTGACGTGAAGGCGCAAGAGCAGCGCGTCGCGAAGCTGGCAGACGATATCGGCGCCAACGCTGTGTTCCAGATGCAGCACGGCGGACTCGATGTCTCTGTGCAGCTCATCGCCAACGCCACCGACGACAACTTCCTCAGCTCGCTGGCCACCATCCAAGCCGAGAACGATCGCGCGAACCAGGCCATCCAACGCCTGCAGAACGATCAGGCCAGGCTCGACGTTCTCCGCTCAGAGGCGGCATCCGCTAAGCAGGAGATGGACGAGAACGTCAAGACCCACGACGCCAAGCTTGCGGAATACAAGAAGAAGCAGTCGGAAGCCGAAGCGGTCTATGACCGGCTCAATAAGGAAGAGCAGGAGCGCCTCGAACAGCTCAGGCGTGAGCAGGAAGCCGCTTCTGCCGCCGCGGCCGCGCGCTCTGTCGACGCAGTGCAGGCTCCGTCACGATCCGAGGCGCGCGGAGACGCACCCGCGAACCAACCCGCATCCGAAGAAACCAAGTCGACTGACAGCGCTGCTGCGCCAGCGCCGAACGGCAATCGCGCGCAGACTGTGATTAACGCTGCCATGGCGCAGGTCGGTAAGCGCTACGTGCTCGGAGGCACCGGACCCAACTCCTTCGACTGCTCCGGCCTCACGTCCTACGCGTACCGCCAGGTAGGCATCGGCCTTCCCCGCACCTCCCGCGGGCAGTATTCCGGGGCTGGACGGGCAGTACCCACGTCGCAGATTCAGCCCGGCGACCTCGTGTTCTACTACGGTGGCCCGAGCCACGTCGCTATCTACATCGGCGGCGGGAAGATTGTCCACGCGGCGAACCCGCGCAGCGGTGTTCGTGTGGCTGGGCTGCACTCCATGCCGCTCAAGGGAGTGCGCCGAGTACTCTGA
- a CDS encoding peptidylprolyl isomerase: MSTATLHTNRGDIVIELFDDHAPKTVENFVGLAGGTKEYVDAKTGETTTGKFYDGLTFHRVIDGFMIQGGCPRGDGRGDPGYRFDDEFHPELSFDRPYLLAMANAGPGTNGSQFFITVAPTPHLNRRHTIFGEVTDEASQQVVDAIATTPTGMMDRPVDPVVIESVELA, from the coding sequence GTGAGCACCGCCACTTTGCACACCAACCGCGGCGACATCGTCATCGAGCTGTTCGACGACCACGCGCCGAAGACGGTCGAGAACTTCGTCGGCTTGGCCGGCGGCACCAAGGAATATGTCGACGCCAAGACGGGCGAGACCACGACGGGTAAGTTCTACGACGGACTCACCTTCCACCGCGTCATCGATGGATTCATGATCCAGGGTGGCTGCCCCCGTGGCGACGGCCGTGGTGACCCGGGGTACCGCTTCGACGACGAGTTCCACCCGGAGCTCAGCTTCGACCGCCCGTATCTCTTGGCCATGGCGAATGCCGGCCCGGGCACCAATGGTTCGCAGTTCTTCATCACCGTGGCACCCACGCCGCACCTGAACCGTCGCCACACCATCTTTGGCGAGGTCACCGATGAGGCCTCGCAGCAGGTTGTGGACGCCATCGCTACCACGCCGACCGGCATGATGGACCGTCCGGTGGATCCGGTTGTGATCGAGAGCGTCGAACTCGCCTGA
- a CDS encoding response regulator transcription factor — protein MTDNIAKVLVYSDNRLTREQVRVTLGKKLASDLPEIEIHEVATHAALLRALDSDTEFSLVILDGEAQPSGGFGLSYQLKDEYIDCPPVMLLIVRSSDTWLATWSRADAVTPYPLDPFTMPTQAANLLRSRLGANA, from the coding sequence ATGACTGACAACATCGCCAAGGTGCTGGTGTACTCCGACAACCGACTCACCCGTGAGCAGGTGCGAGTCACGCTGGGTAAGAAGCTGGCCAGCGACTTGCCGGAGATCGAGATCCACGAGGTTGCTACGCATGCCGCGCTGCTGCGTGCCCTCGATTCGGACACCGAGTTCTCACTGGTGATCCTCGACGGGGAAGCGCAGCCCTCCGGTGGCTTCGGGCTGTCCTACCAGCTCAAGGATGAGTACATCGATTGCCCGCCAGTCATGCTGCTCATCGTCCGCAGCAGCGACACCTGGCTCGCCACCTGGTCGCGCGCCGACGCGGTCACCCCGTACCCACTCGACCCCTTCACGATGCCGACGCAGGCCGCGAACCTGCTGCGCTCCAGGCTGGGGGCAAACGCCTGA
- a CDS encoding cytochrome c oxidase assembly protein produces the protein MRGWAYLTQWDFPWWVVLSLTIMVASYLWGVRVLHQRGDRWSGWRTASFLFGQGLIAYSIFSFLGVYDTVLFWTHMIQHMVLNMIAPVFLVASAPITLALRTLPHGARDVLLKVLHSNVAKVLLFPGLTLGLMISLQFMLYLTDWYDLTLRNSFHHDFLHIYMVVIGCLFFMPLLSPDPHPYRIPYPLRIVMFILPMPFHAWIGVIILGSKKLIAEEWYLAFERNWGLSPLDDQTWAGALMWATGDLTMFAGMIVIFVKWIQDSRKEARRIDRALDREEARARAAKAAAQGLDSAETIERSTKDGTDD, from the coding sequence TTGAGAGGCTGGGCGTACCTCACCCAATGGGACTTCCCATGGTGGGTAGTGCTCTCACTGACGATCATGGTGGCGAGCTATCTGTGGGGAGTGCGGGTACTGCATCAGCGCGGCGACCGATGGTCCGGGTGGAGAACCGCATCGTTCCTCTTCGGGCAAGGGCTCATCGCCTACTCCATCTTCAGCTTCCTTGGCGTCTACGACACCGTGCTGTTTTGGACGCACATGATCCAGCACATGGTGCTCAACATGATCGCGCCGGTGTTCCTCGTCGCGAGCGCACCTATCACACTCGCACTGCGAACGCTGCCGCACGGCGCGCGTGACGTGCTGTTGAAGGTGCTGCACAGCAACGTGGCGAAGGTGCTGCTGTTTCCCGGACTCACGCTGGGGCTCATGATCTCGCTGCAGTTCATGCTGTACCTCACGGATTGGTACGACCTCACGCTGCGCAACTCGTTCCATCACGATTTCCTGCACATCTACATGGTCGTCATCGGCTGTTTGTTCTTCATGCCGCTGCTGAGCCCTGACCCGCACCCGTATCGCATTCCGTACCCACTGCGCATCGTCATGTTCATTCTTCCCATGCCGTTCCACGCGTGGATTGGGGTCATCATCCTCGGCTCGAAGAAGCTCATCGCGGAGGAGTGGTACCTCGCATTCGAGCGCAACTGGGGGCTCAGCCCGCTCGACGACCAGACGTGGGCTGGCGCGCTCATGTGGGCCACCGGCGACCTCACGATGTTCGCCGGCATGATCGTGATCTTCGTGAAATGGATTCAGGACTCACGCAAGGAGGCCCGACGCATCGACCGGGCGCTCGATCGGGAAGAAGCGCGGGCTCGTGCGGCCAAGGCGGCAGCACAGGGGCTAGACTCTGCCGAGACGATCGAACGATCCACCAAGGACGGAACTGATGACTGA
- the trpD gene encoding anthranilate phosphoribosyltransferase — translation MYSWPDILTGLVRSEGLETEAATWALDEILGGRASEVQIAALLVALRAKGETEDEIRGLVQAMLDNAQPVALDCNAVDIVGTGGDRANTVNISTMAAIVAAAAGAKVVKHGSRAASSQSGTADTLEALGVNISMDPAKQQGVLDRTNIAFLFAALYHSALKNVAGVRKQLAIKTTFNFLGPLANPAQPQAIALGVADDEMAPLMARVLAGRGCRGLVFRGYDGLDELTTTSPSDVWAVSEGRVWYTSLDPLALGLAPAAPHDLVGGPPEHNAAVVRELVDGKPGPVRDIVLLNAAAAMLAYEGVDLATDIGEQVRSHLDAAREAVDSGKAKVNLEQWIELTNQ, via the coding sequence ATGTACTCGTGGCCCGACATTCTCACTGGCCTGGTACGTTCCGAGGGTCTTGAAACAGAGGCTGCCACGTGGGCGCTCGACGAAATCTTGGGTGGGCGCGCCTCTGAAGTGCAGATCGCTGCGCTGCTTGTCGCGCTCCGAGCCAAAGGCGAGACAGAAGATGAGATCCGTGGTCTCGTCCAGGCGATGCTCGACAACGCTCAGCCCGTGGCGCTCGACTGCAACGCGGTAGACATCGTCGGCACCGGGGGAGACCGCGCCAACACCGTCAACATCTCGACGATGGCCGCCATCGTCGCGGCAGCCGCCGGCGCCAAGGTGGTGAAACACGGATCGCGTGCGGCCTCGTCGCAGTCCGGCACCGCCGATACCCTCGAAGCACTCGGGGTCAACATCTCGATGGACCCGGCAAAGCAGCAGGGAGTGCTGGATCGCACCAACATTGCGTTCTTGTTCGCTGCCCTCTACCACAGCGCATTGAAGAACGTTGCGGGCGTGCGTAAGCAGCTTGCCATCAAGACGACGTTCAACTTCCTTGGCCCTCTGGCGAACCCGGCGCAGCCGCAGGCGATCGCTCTCGGCGTGGCCGACGATGAGATGGCTCCGCTCATGGCCCGGGTCTTGGCAGGCCGCGGATGCCGTGGCTTGGTGTTCCGCGGCTACGACGGCCTCGACGAGCTCACCACCACGTCGCCTTCAGATGTGTGGGCGGTGTCCGAGGGGCGCGTGTGGTACACGTCGCTGGATCCGCTCGCGTTGGGGCTTGCCCCGGCTGCCCCACACGACTTGGTGGGCGGTCCGCCGGAACACAACGCTGCGGTGGTGCGGGAACTCGTCGACGGCAAGCCCGGCCCGGTTCGCGACATTGTGTTGCTGAACGCAGCCGCCGCGATGCTCGCCTACGAGGGCGTCGACCTCGCCACTGACATCGGCGAGCAGGTGCGCAGTCACCTCGATGCAGCCCGTGAGGCCGTTGACTCCGGGAAGGCCAAGGTGAACCTCGAGCAGTGGATCGAGCTTACGAACCAGTAG
- a CDS encoding prepilin peptidase yields the protein MWEVAAIATAVAVAAWVQRLVVPKLRQPHMDDGEEAPDFTGLGSTSNLLLVLAFAALGGLAAWHTSMPAWPWLGYVALGAPLVVVDLRTTYLPNQLMYPLWAAIGVGLAVSAMTDARAAIAGVVGALAGYAWFWCVWRMSSTFGFGDVRLAAAAGAVAGMPGMTGWLTSLVIATAIGAVAAIIARASGRTVFPYGPWLWLGPVVATWLPTGS from the coding sequence ATGTGGGAAGTCGCCGCCATCGCCACCGCCGTCGCTGTCGCAGCCTGGGTGCAGCGCCTCGTCGTGCCGAAACTGCGGCAGCCGCACATGGACGACGGCGAGGAGGCGCCTGACTTCACCGGGCTCGGGAGCACATCGAATCTCTTGTTGGTGCTCGCGTTCGCTGCGCTGGGAGGTCTTGCAGCATGGCATACCTCAATGCCGGCGTGGCCGTGGTTGGGATACGTCGCGCTCGGAGCGCCGTTGGTGGTCGTTGACCTCCGCACCACATACCTGCCTAATCAACTCATGTATCCGCTGTGGGCGGCGATCGGCGTCGGCTTGGCGGTCAGCGCGATGACGGATGCACGCGCTGCAATTGCTGGCGTCGTGGGAGCGCTCGCAGGCTACGCGTGGTTTTGGTGCGTGTGGCGCATGTCATCCACGTTCGGATTCGGCGACGTGCGCCTCGCCGCTGCGGCAGGCGCCGTCGCAGGAATGCCGGGAATGACGGGCTGGCTCACTTCGTTGGTGATCGCGACGGCGATCGGCGCCGTAGCGGCAATCATCGCACGCGCCAGTGGGCGCACCGTGTTTCCCTACGGGCCGTGGCTTTGGCTCGGGCCCGTCGTGGCTACCTGGCTACCTACTGGTTCGTAA
- a CDS encoding heme-copper oxidase subunit III, producing MVSVGVWVWLSSELMFFAALFAAYFMLRNTTNELAASPETAMWYTESSHHDVTFASINTAILVLSSFFCQFAANAASAGRVNGSWVNPMKMGMRQGFIITAFLGTVFISGQVWEYFNLFSEGFTIQTNQYWSAFFLATGFHGLHVLGGIIAFWYVLARSYMTRTHTHEQTVGAHVVSYYWHFVDVIWIVLFGVIYFLR from the coding sequence ATGGTGTCGGTTGGCGTGTGGGTGTGGTTGTCCAGCGAGCTGATGTTCTTCGCGGCACTGTTCGCCGCCTACTTCATGCTTCGCAACACGACGAACGAACTCGCGGCCTCCCCCGAGACAGCCATGTGGTACACCGAGTCGTCACACCACGACGTGACGTTCGCGTCCATCAACACGGCTATCTTGGTGTTGAGCTCGTTCTTCTGCCAGTTCGCAGCCAACGCGGCCAGCGCAGGTCGTGTGAACGGCTCGTGGGTGAACCCCATGAAGATGGGCATGCGCCAGGGCTTCATCATCACAGCGTTCCTGGGCACGGTGTTCATCTCCGGGCAGGTGTGGGAGTACTTCAACCTGTTCTCTGAGGGCTTCACCATTCAAACCAACCAGTACTGGTCTGCATTCTTCCTCGCCACCGGCTTCCACGGACTCCACGTCCTGGGCGGCATCATCGCCTTCTGGTACGTGCTCGCCCGTTCGTACATGACCCGCACGCACACCCACGAGCAAACGGTCGGCGCCCACGTCGTGTCCTACTACTGGCACTTCGTGGACGTCATCTGGATCGTCTTGTTCGGCGTGATCTACTTCCTCCGCTGA
- a CDS encoding 1-acyl-sn-glycerol-3-phosphate acyltransferase, producing the protein MTYQFFKYTIFLPLVKWGFKAKVVGKQNVPRSGGAILASNHLHTMDSVVIPAMMPRVVTFPAKAELFRGKDLPSKIVAWFLKAIKMVPMERGGGRASAESLQAISDVLGEGNLVAIYPEGTRSPDGRMYKGHTGVARMALHNDVPILPVGVVGTETVKGLFGIPWVRRPLVIVGEPLEFPQYAHSTDLKVHRYVTDETMAAIQRLTGQDYLDVYGTRVKHGDLKGKDTSEFVLSHPGGGEPPEASAPAEQVAQQ; encoded by the coding sequence CTGACCTATCAGTTTTTCAAGTACACGATCTTTCTCCCACTCGTGAAGTGGGGCTTCAAAGCGAAGGTCGTCGGAAAGCAGAACGTTCCCCGATCAGGTGGAGCGATTCTCGCGAGCAACCACCTCCACACCATGGACTCTGTGGTCATTCCGGCCATGATGCCGCGAGTGGTGACGTTCCCCGCGAAGGCGGAGCTCTTCCGCGGCAAAGACCTTCCGAGCAAGATCGTCGCCTGGTTCTTGAAAGCCATCAAGATGGTGCCCATGGAGCGAGGCGGGGGCAGGGCGAGCGCCGAGTCTCTGCAAGCCATCTCCGACGTGCTTGGCGAGGGGAACCTCGTCGCGATCTATCCAGAGGGCACCAGGTCGCCGGATGGGCGCATGTACAAGGGCCACACCGGAGTCGCGCGCATGGCGCTGCACAACGATGTCCCGATTCTGCCGGTCGGTGTGGTGGGAACCGAGACGGTCAAAGGACTATTCGGCATCCCATGGGTCCGGCGGCCCCTTGTCATTGTGGGTGAACCCCTCGAGTTTCCCCAGTACGCGCACAGCACAGATTTGAAGGTGCATCGCTACGTCACCGACGAAACAATGGCGGCGATCCAGCGCCTCACCGGACAGGACTATCTCGACGTGTATGGCACGCGGGTCAAGCACGGCGATCTCAAGGGGAAGGACACCAGCGAGTTCGTGCTGTCTCACCCTGGTGGCGGGGAACCGCCAGAGGCAAGCGCACCCGCCGAACAGGTAGCCCAGCAGTGA